The Terriglobus roseus region GCGAGTCCGCCACATTCTGATAGAAACCGCGGTAGTCACCCGGCAGCGTGGGGATAATCTCCTTCTCCAGCTCGTTCGGCTTCTGTGTGTTCGGGCAGTAGGTCAGAACGCCGTAACGATCCTCCGGCTCCTGTAGCCAGAGTTCTTCAGCTCCCTGCCGTGGCGGCAGATGGCCGCTAAGAATCGTCGGTTCCTGCGGGTCGAGCCCGTTCTTCACATAGGTGCCACCGGTGCCGTTTAGACGGTAACGAGGCGCCGGATCGGCGGCCAACACGCTAGTGCCCAGCTTCACGGTGATCTTGCGGTCTTCCCGGCCAGTGTCGAAGACCAGAGTCAGATCAAAGCCGTCCGGAACCTTACCCACATTGCGGTCGGAACGAATATTCGCCGTCAGCGTGGAGGGACGCCCAAAGAGCGTCAGCGCCTGATCAATCAGGTGCGGCCCAATGTCATAAAGCTGTCCGCCACCCGCAGTTTCTTCCTCACGCCAGGCATTCGGTTTCGGCTCAGGACGATAGCGGTCAAATCGTGATTCCAGCATGACGACACGGCCTACGCGGCCATCGCGAATGATGCCCTGCAGTGTTTGGAAGTCGCCATCCCAGCGCCGATTGTGGAACGGGAACAGAAGGAGCCCCTTCTGAATGGCAATCTTCTCCAGTTCCTCAGCCTGCGCGGTGGTGGTGGTCATGGGCTTGTCGCAGACCACGTTCTTACCCGCCAGCAGGGCTTGTTTCGTCATGGAATAGTGGCTAATGGTGGGTGTTCCCAGCACCACCAGCTCCACATCGCTCTGCAGCAGATCTTCGTAGCTGCGCAGCTGTTCAGCCTGCGGAAAGGC contains the following coding sequences:
- a CDS encoding Gfo/Idh/MocA family oxidoreductase translates to MRRIRTGVVGFGLAGRVFHAPFVDAIPELELAYIVQRSGDEAQRAFPQAEQLRSYEDLLQSDVELVVLGTPTISHYSMTKQALLAGKNVVCDKPMTTTTAQAEELEKIAIQKGLLLFPFHNRRWDGDFQTLQGIIRDGRVGRVVMLESRFDRYRPEPKPNAWREEETAGGGQLYDIGPHLIDQALTLFGRPSTLTANIRSDRNVGKVPDGFDLTLVFDTGREDRKITVKLGTSVLAADPAPRYRLNGTGGTYVKNGLDPQEPTILSGHLPPRQGAEELWLQEPEDRYGVLTYCPNTQKPNELEKEIIPTLPGDYRGFYQNVADSLLGLAAPEVTARCAVRTARMIDLAYESARVGATVRVDHTGW